Genomic segment of Mycobacteriales bacterium:
GGGTTCGTCACCGGGCGGATGACGGCCGGGATGCGTCCCGCGCCGCTTTCCTGCCGCCCCGAAGACGTCGGGCGCGCGGTGGCCGCGGCGCTGCGCAGCGGCCGGGCGACGGTCTGGGTCCCCCCGGCGCTGCGCCTGCTCGCGGTCGCGCTGCGGCTCGTCCCGCGACCGCTATGGCGACGGATCCGCCGCTGAGCGCTCGACCGCGCCGAAGGAGTCGAGCGGGCCGTCGAGGCCATCGGCGTCACCCACGACGACGCTGACCAACCGGTCCGGCAGCAACCGGGTCGCGGCCGCCTCGTTCACCGCGTCCAGGCCGACCGCCGCCACGTCGGAGCGCACCCGGTCGAAGTAGTCGTCGGGCAGCTGGTGGATGACCAGGTCGCCGAGCGCACCGGCGACCGCGTGCGGCTGCGCGAAGCTCACCGGGAAGACCCCCACCCGGTAGTTGCGCGCGATCTCGAGCTCCGCGGCGGTGATGCCGCCGGCGGCGGTGCGCTGGAGCTCGGCGATGGCCTCGCCGAGCGCCGCCGCGGTGACCTCGCGCTGCACCGCGGCCCGCAGCGCGAAGATGCCGCCGTGCCGACGGAGCTCGAACCCACCGAACATCCCGTAGGTGTAGCCCTTCTCCTCGCGGAGCCGGTAGTTGATCCGGGAGCCGAACATCCCGGCGAAAGCCAGCGCCATGGTGGACATCGCCACGTAGTCCGGGGTGGTGCGCGGGGGCGCCGGGTGGCCGAGCACCAGCATGGACTGCACCGAGCCGGGCCGGTCGACGACTACGACCCGGCGGCCCCCGTCCCGGGCCGACGCCGGGTCGGGCACCACGGCACCGGCCGGCGCCGCCGCGGTCCAGCCGGCGAACATCCGCTCGGCCAGCGCCGACGGGTCCAGGCCGGAGAGGTCCCCGGCGACGACCAACGTCGACCGTTCCGGCCGCACCCGGGCGGCGTGGAAATCGACGACGTCGGAGCGGCTGACGGCGGCGACGGTCTGCGGCTCGCCGCCATCCCGCCGGGCGTAGCGGGACTCCGGGGCCCACAGCGCGGCCGCGAACGCGGCTCCGGCGCGCGGGCCGGGCTGGCTCCACTCGACGGCCAGCTCGTCGACCCGCTCGGCGCCCACGCGGGCGTAGGCCTCCGCCCCGAACGCCGGCTCGCGGACCGCCTCCCCGAGCAGGTCCACCGCAGCCGGCAACTCGTCCGCCGGCACGTCGAAACCGACCCGCATCGAGTCGTAGTCGGCGTCCGCCGACCACGACGCGCCGAGCCGCTCGGCCGCGACCGCGAACGCGAACGCATCCCGGCGGGTCGTGCCCTCCGCGAGCATCCGGGCGGTGAGCAGCGCCACGCCCTCCCGGCCGGGCGGCTCGGTGACCGCCCCCGCGTCGACGACGAGCAGCGCGGTGGCCATCGGGCGCCCCGGCATGTGCGCGGCGATCAGCGTGCCGCCACCGGCGACGGCGACCCGCTCGAAGCGCGGGAAGTGGTAGGGCCGGGCCGGGCCGCTGGTGGGGGGCCCGGTCACGGCGCGTCCGGGACGAAGACGAGAACCGCCCGGTTGTCCGGGCGCAGCCGCTCGGCCGCGACCCGCACGACGTCGGCCACCTCGACCTCGGCATATCTCGGCAGGACGTCGTTCGCCAGCGCCGGATCCCCGAACAGTGTGGCGTACTGGCTGAACGCGTCGGCCCGGCCGTCCAGCCCGCTCACCTGGCCGAGCCAGTCGGCGGACACCACCGCCCGGGCGCGGGCCAGCTCGTCCTCGTCGACCTGCCCGGCGGCGACCTCGGCGAGCACCTGTTCGTAGGCCGCCTCGAGCGCCGCCGGTTCGACCCCTTCGCGGGCCACCAGGTCCGCCACCGCCACCGAGGCGCCGCCGACGAACGGCAGCGTGTCCATCAGGTTGCCCTCGCCCGGCTGCGCGATCTCCCGCTCGACGACCAGACGCCGGTAGAGCCGCGCCCCCCGGCCGGCGCCCAGCACCGCGGCGAGGAGCACGGTCGCGTCGTACTCCGCGGAGCCGAACGGCGCGATCCGGTAGCCGATGAACACCCGGGGAACGGGGACCGGCTCGCGCACCGTCTCCCGATGCTCGGTCCCGATCAACGGCTCCAGCGAAGCCCCCGGCACTCCCGGGACCGGGTCGACGCGGCGCGGTATGCGGCGGAACTGCCGGCCGACCGTCTCGAGCGCCTCCGCGGCGTCGACGTCACCGACGATCGTCAGCACCGCGTTGTCCGGCCGGTAATGCGCGGCGTAGAACGCCGCCACGTCCTCGAGCGAGGCGGCGTCGAGGTCGTCCATCGAGCCGATCGTCGAATGGTGGTAGGGATGCCCGGGCGGGTAGACCAGGGCGTGCATCCGCTCCATCCAGGTTCCGTACGGCTGGTTCTCGTAGCGCTGGCGCCGTTCGTTCTTCACCACGGCCCGCTGGTTGTCCAGCGTCTCCTGGGTCAGGGCCAGCTGCCACATCCGGTCCGCCTCGAGCCAGCAGAGCAGCTCGAGGTGGTTGCTCGGGACGGTGTTGAAGTAGTTGGTGCGGTCGCACCAGGTCGTGGCGTTGAGCGTTCCGCCGGCTTCGTTGACGTAGCGGAAATGCTCGCCCTTGCCCACCTGCGCCGACCCTTCGAACATCAGGTGCTCGAACAGGTGGGCCAGGCCGGTGCGGCCGGGCTGCTCGTGCCGGGAGCCGACGTCGTACCAGATGTTCATCGCCACCACCGGCGCGGTCGGATCCGGGCTGACGACGACCCGCAACCCGTTGTCGAGGGTCGACTCGGTGAGTTCGTAGACCGGGGCGCTGACGGGCATCGGGCCAGCATATGGAGCGGGCGGACCGGCCCGTGGTCAGGCCGCTGGGCACCGAGTGTGCAATTTCCGACACGGGCCCACGCTTGGACGCCGGCGAGAGGCGTCGGAAATTGCACACTCGCGGCTGGTCACGCCGTATCGAGGGGTTCCTGGCGGGGGTTAGGCTCCGACGCCATGGGGTCACGGGTGCGCGCTGCGGTGCTGCGGACCGCCGGCGATCCGTTGCGCGTCGAGGAGGTCAACCTGCCCGAGCCGGGACCCGGTCGGGTCCGGGTGCGGATCGCCGCCGCCGGCGTCTGCCACTCCGACCTGTCCCTGGCCGACGGCACGCTCACCCAGCCGATGCCGGCCGTGCTCGGGCACGAGGCGGCGGGACGGGTCCGCGCGGTCGGCGCGGGGGTCACGTCGGTGGCGGTCGGCGACCCGGTCGTACTCAACTGGTCGCCGTCGTGCGGCGAGTGCTGGTTCTGCGGTCACGGCGAGCCGCACCTGTGCGTGCACGGCGCCGACGCCGCGGCGGAGCCCTACGCCGAGCTCGCCGACGGCACCCCCGTGTACGCCGGGCTGGGCACCGGGGCGTTCGCCGAGGAGACCGTCGTCCCCGAGCGGGCGGTCGTCCCGCTGCCACCCGGGGTGTCGCTCGAGGCCGGCGCGCTGCTCGGCTGCGCCGTGCTCACCGGGGTCGGCGCGGTGACCGCCACGACGCGGGTGGCCCCCGGGGAGTCGGTGGTCGTCCTCGGGCTGGGCGGCGTCGGGCTGGCCGCGGTCCAGGGCGCCCGGCTGGCCGGCGCGGACCCGGTCATCGCGGTCGACGTGTCGGAGGGGAAGCGACCGCTCGCCGAGGCCTGCGGCGCGACGAGCTTCGTCTGCGGGACGGCCCAGGAGGTCGCGGTCGCGGTGCGCGCCGCGACCGGTGGGCGCGGCGCCGACCACGCGGTCGAATGCGTGGGCCGGGCCACGACGATCCGCCAGGCGTGGTCGCTGACCCGGCGCGGTGGCCAGGTCACCGTGGTCGGCGTGGGGGGCAAGGACGACCCGGTGACGTTCAGCGCGCTCGAGCTGTTCTGGTCCGCCCGCACCCTCCGCGGCTGCGTGTACGGCTCGTCCGCGCCGGCCGAGGACATCCCCCGGCTCGGCTCGTTGATCGCGACCGGCTCGCTCGACGTGCTCGGGCTGGTCACCCACCGGATCGACCTCGCCGGGATCGGTCTGGCTTTCGCCCGGATGCGCGCCGGTGAGGGCGGCCGCAGCCTGGTCGTCTTCGAATCCGATTGACCGTCGCTCCGCTCGGAAAGGATGCCGCCATGGCTTCGCTCACCGTCACCAGCAACTTGTTCAGCGAGGGGTCGACGATCCCGCGCTCCGCGGCGCACGGCTACGCCGGCGGTGACAACATCAGCCCCGATCTGGCCTGGACCGGGGTCCCGGAGGGGACGGCGAGCCTCGCCCTCGCCTGCCACGACCCGGACGCCCCCACCACGGTCGGCTTCACGCACTGGCTGCTGTTCGACCTAGACCCCGAAGCGTTCCTCGAGGGGGGAGCCGG
This window contains:
- a CDS encoding YbhB/YbcL family Raf kinase inhibitor-like protein, producing the protein MASLTVTSNLFSEGSTIPRSAAHGYAGGDNISPDLAWTGVPEGTASLALACHDPDAPTTVGFTHWLLFDLDPEAFLEGGAGAAGKNPPGSVLGFTDWGASEYGGMAPPAGDPAHHYRFTVYALDVAKLDGAGPTTTYALFRFLIRGHVLAEGTLTGLFQA
- a CDS encoding pitrilysin family protein, whose amino-acid sequence is MPVSAPVYELTESTLDNGLRVVVSPDPTAPVVAMNIWYDVGSRHEQPGRTGLAHLFEHLMFEGSAQVGKGEHFRYVNEAGGTLNATTWCDRTNYFNTVPSNHLELLCWLEADRMWQLALTQETLDNQRAVVKNERRQRYENQPYGTWMERMHALVYPPGHPYHHSTIGSMDDLDAASLEDVAAFYAAHYRPDNAVLTIVGDVDAAEALETVGRQFRRIPRRVDPVPGVPGASLEPLIGTEHRETVREPVPVPRVFIGYRIAPFGSAEYDATVLLAAVLGAGRGARLYRRLVVEREIAQPGEGNLMDTLPFVGGASVAVADLVAREGVEPAALEAAYEQVLAEVAAGQVDEDELARARAVVSADWLGQVSGLDGRADAFSQYATLFGDPALANDVLPRYAEVEVADVVRVAAERLRPDNRAVLVFVPDAP
- a CDS encoding alcohol dehydrogenase catalytic domain-containing protein, with amino-acid sequence MRAAVLRTAGDPLRVEEVNLPEPGPGRVRVRIAAAGVCHSDLSLADGTLTQPMPAVLGHEAAGRVRAVGAGVTSVAVGDPVVLNWSPSCGECWFCGHGEPHLCVHGADAAAEPYAELADGTPVYAGLGTGAFAEETVVPERAVVPLPPGVSLEAGALLGCAVLTGVGAVTATTRVAPGESVVVLGLGGVGLAAVQGARLAGADPVIAVDVSEGKRPLAEACGATSFVCGTAQEVAVAVRAATGGRGADHAVECVGRATTIRQAWSLTRRGGQVTVVGVGGKDDPVTFSALELFWSARTLRGCVYGSSAPAEDIPRLGSLIATGSLDVLGLVTHRIDLAGIGLAFARMRAGEGGRSLVVFESD
- a CDS encoding pitrilysin family protein; protein product: MTGPPTSGPARPYHFPRFERVAVAGGGTLIAAHMPGRPMATALLVVDAGAVTEPPGREGVALLTARMLAEGTTRRDAFAFAVAAERLGASWSADADYDSMRVGFDVPADELPAAVDLLGEAVREPAFGAEAYARVGAERVDELAVEWSQPGPRAGAAFAAALWAPESRYARRDGGEPQTVAAVSRSDVVDFHAARVRPERSTLVVAGDLSGLDPSALAERMFAGWTAAAPAGAVVPDPASARDGGRRVVVVDRPGSVQSMLVLGHPAPPRTTPDYVAMSTMALAFAGMFGSRINYRLREEKGYTYGMFGGFELRRHGGIFALRAAVQREVTAAALGEAIAELQRTAAGGITAAELEIARNYRVGVFPVSFAQPHAVAGALGDLVIHQLPDDYFDRVRSDVAAVGLDAVNEAAATRLLPDRLVSVVVGDADGLDGPLDSFGAVERSAADPSP